In Marinobacter sp. LQ44, the following are encoded in one genomic region:
- the xseA gene encoding exodeoxyribonuclease VII large subunit → MNNHGARPLIPPYPDSRPRALSVSELNHQARHLLETSFMQVWVEGELSGFSRPSSGHWYFSLKDQKCQVRCAMFRGANQRLRTLPREGDQIRIRGKVTLYENRGDYQIIVEHLEPAGLGELQQAFEALKLKLQSEGLFDPARKKAIPATPRHIGVVTSPTGAAIHDILTVLARRCPAIPVTLYPTAVQGQAATGDIVNAIQRAQQHGVADVLIIGRGGGSLEDLWCFNEEAVARAIASCSIPTVSAVGHEVDVTIADFVADLRAPTPSAAAEKVSPDQNHWLRRLNEQELRLSQAARRLTQRLHTQLGHLSARLRDPRRELQEKAQRMDELDVRLNKAIAQRLTQTRVKTDHLTQRLATQSPRRTLIAARDQVTRLHERLEMATRHYLKQQQERYQYNAQALHVVSPLATLGRGYAIVRDEQNQIVRDASQLGEGAAITARLGHGSVTAKVTEINSNGD, encoded by the coding sequence ATGAATAATCACGGAGCGCGCCCTTTGATACCCCCTTACCCGGATTCCCGGCCCCGGGCCCTGTCGGTCAGTGAACTCAACCACCAGGCACGGCATCTGCTGGAAACCAGCTTTATGCAGGTCTGGGTGGAGGGCGAATTGTCCGGATTTTCAAGACCTTCCTCCGGCCACTGGTACTTTTCCCTGAAAGACCAGAAGTGCCAGGTGCGCTGTGCCATGTTCCGGGGTGCCAACCAACGCCTGCGCACCCTGCCCCGTGAAGGCGACCAGATTCGCATCCGCGGAAAGGTCACACTCTACGAGAACCGGGGCGACTATCAGATCATTGTCGAACACCTGGAACCGGCAGGACTGGGTGAACTGCAACAGGCCTTTGAGGCCCTGAAGCTGAAACTGCAATCGGAGGGCCTGTTCGACCCGGCAAGGAAAAAGGCCATTCCAGCCACACCGCGCCATATTGGTGTTGTGACTTCGCCCACGGGCGCCGCCATCCATGACATATTAACCGTACTTGCCCGCCGCTGCCCCGCCATACCGGTCACCCTCTACCCCACAGCGGTTCAGGGCCAGGCCGCCACGGGCGACATCGTCAACGCAATCCAGCGCGCCCAGCAACACGGCGTGGCCGATGTCCTGATCATCGGGCGCGGCGGCGGTTCGCTGGAAGACCTGTGGTGCTTTAATGAAGAAGCGGTTGCCCGGGCTATCGCCAGTTGCAGCATTCCAACTGTCAGCGCAGTGGGCCATGAGGTTGACGTGACCATTGCCGATTTCGTGGCAGACCTTCGGGCCCCCACCCCCTCAGCGGCCGCTGAGAAGGTTTCCCCGGACCAAAACCACTGGCTGCGCCGGCTGAACGAGCAGGAACTGAGGCTGAGCCAGGCGGCGCGCCGGCTAACCCAGCGCCTGCACACCCAGCTTGGCCACCTGTCTGCACGGCTGCGGGACCCACGCAGGGAATTGCAGGAAAAGGCCCAGCGCATGGATGAGCTGGACGTTCGGCTGAACAAGGCGATCGCCCAGCGACTGACCCAAACCCGGGTAAAAACCGATCACCTGACCCAGCGCCTTGCCACCCAATCCCCACGCCGGACACTGATCGCCGCCCGGGACCAGGTGACCCGGCTCCATGAACGCCTGGAGATGGCCACCCGCCATTACCTGAAGCAGCAACAGGAACGCTACCAATACAACGCCCAGGCACTCCACGTTGTCAGCCCGCTTGCCACCCTGGGGCGCGGTTACGCGATTGTGAGGGATGAGCAGAACCAGATTGTTCGTGACGCCAGCCAGCTTGGCGAAGGCGCCGCCATCACCGCCCGACTGGGCCACGGCAGCGTGACGGCGAAGGTGACGGAGATCAATTCCAACGGGGATTGA
- the guaB gene encoding IMP dehydrogenase: MLRIAEEALTFDDVLLVPGYSEVLPHQVELKTQLTKGITLNIPLVSSAMDTVTEAELAIAMAQEGGIGIMHKNMSVEQQAAAVRKVKKYESGVVKDPITVTPETTVRELVDITMANSISGLPVVDGHDLVGIVTGRDIRFESRMDTLVRDIMTPKEKLVTVKEGASLEEIKELLHRHRIEKVLVVNDEFELRGLVTVKDIQKAKDYPLACKDEQGRLRVGAAVSTGGDTDARIAALAEAGVDVIVVDTAHGHSKGVIDRVRWVKQNYPDVQVIGGNIATSGAAIALADAGADAVKVGIGPGSICTTRIVAGIGVPQISAVSNVAAALKERGVPVIADGGIRFSGDIAKAIAAGAHSVMIGSLLAGTDEAPGEVELFQGRSYKAYRGMGSIGAMGQGSSDRYFQDASKGIEKLVPEGIEGRVACKGPMRNIVHQLVGGLRASMGYTGSATMDEMRTKPEFVRITNAGMRESHVHDVTITKEAPNYRIG, encoded by the coding sequence ATGCTGCGTATTGCCGAAGAAGCCCTCACGTTTGACGACGTTCTCCTCGTGCCCGGATATTCCGAAGTTCTGCCTCATCAGGTGGAGCTGAAGACTCAATTGACCAAAGGCATCACCCTGAATATTCCGCTGGTGTCATCGGCCATGGATACGGTCACTGAAGCCGAGCTGGCCATTGCCATGGCTCAGGAAGGCGGCATCGGTATCATGCACAAGAACATGTCAGTGGAACAGCAGGCGGCTGCCGTACGCAAGGTCAAGAAATACGAGAGCGGCGTTGTTAAAGATCCGATTACCGTAACGCCTGAAACCACCGTCCGTGAGCTGGTCGATATCACCATGGCCAACAGCATCTCCGGGCTGCCGGTTGTGGATGGCCACGATCTGGTTGGTATCGTCACTGGCCGCGATATTCGCTTTGAAAGCCGGATGGACACGCTGGTGCGTGACATCATGACGCCGAAGGAAAAACTGGTTACCGTCAAAGAAGGCGCCAGCCTGGAAGAGATCAAAGAGCTGTTGCACCGTCACCGCATCGAGAAAGTCCTGGTGGTGAACGACGAATTCGAATTGCGGGGCCTGGTTACCGTCAAGGATATCCAGAAAGCCAAAGACTACCCGCTGGCCTGCAAAGACGAGCAGGGCCGTCTGCGAGTGGGTGCGGCGGTGAGCACCGGTGGCGATACCGATGCCCGGATTGCAGCGCTTGCCGAAGCCGGCGTGGATGTGATTGTCGTGGATACCGCCCATGGCCATTCCAAGGGTGTGATTGACCGGGTTCGCTGGGTAAAGCAGAACTACCCTGATGTTCAGGTGATTGGCGGCAATATTGCCACCTCGGGTGCAGCGATTGCCCTGGCGGATGCCGGCGCGGATGCGGTCAAGGTGGGCATCGGTCCCGGCTCCATCTGTACCACCCGTATTGTCGCCGGCATTGGTGTGCCGCAGATTTCGGCGGTGTCCAATGTGGCCGCAGCGCTGAAAGAGCGCGGCGTCCCCGTGATTGCCGATGGTGGTATCCGGTTCTCCGGTGATATCGCAAAAGCCATCGCAGCGGGCGCCCACAGCGTCATGATCGGTAGCCTGCTGGCGGGTACTGACGAAGCCCCGGGTGAAGTGGAATTGTTCCAGGGTCGGAGCTACAAGGCATACCGTGGAATGGGTTCTATCGGTGCCATGGGGCAGGGTTCCAGCGACCGCTATTTCCAGGACGCCAGCAAAGGTATTGAAAAACTGGTGCCGGAAGGCATTGAAGGCCGTGTGGCCTGCAAAGGCCCCATGCGCAACATCGTGCACCAGCTGGTGGGCGGTTTGCGTGCATCCATGGGTTACACAGGCAGTGCCACTATGGATGAGATGCGCACCAAGCCGGAATTCGTGCGCATTACCAACGCCGGGATGCGTGAGAGCCACGTGCATGACGTGACCATCACCAAAGAAGCTCCCAACTACCGAATCGGCTAA
- the guaA gene encoding glutamine-hydrolyzing GMP synthase, with product MAQNIHDHRILILDFGSQYTQLIARRVREIGVYCEIKAFDVTDEELNEFNPKGIILAGGPESVTQLGGPRAPEGLFDKGIPILGICYGMQTMAEQLGGRVASSEKREFGYAQVKVRAKGPLLQDITDHLTPAGESLLDVWMSHGDKVVAMPEGFELLASTESAPIAAMQDLSRNLYGVQFHPEVTHTLQGRRILEHFVLNISGCEALWTPAKIVDDAVRQIREQVGSEKVLLGLSGGVDSSVTAALLHKAIGDQLTCVFVDNGLLRLHEGDQVMEMFASNMGVKVIRADSEDLFLSKLKGVNDPEQKRKIIGNTFIDVFDAEAAKIKDVNWLAQGTIYPDVIESAASKTGKAHVIKSHHNVGGLPETMKMKLVEPLRELFKDEVRKIGLELGLPYDMVYRHPFPGPGLGVRILGEVKKEYAEILRRADAIFLEELHRADLYHKTSQAFAVFLPVKSVGVVGDARRYEYVIAIRAVETVDFMTARWARLPYEVLETVSNRIINEISGVSRVTYDISSKPPATIEWE from the coding sequence ATGGCTCAGAACATTCACGACCACCGTATCCTGATTCTTGATTTCGGTTCCCAGTACACCCAGCTGATCGCCCGCCGTGTGCGTGAAATCGGCGTGTACTGTGAAATCAAGGCCTTTGACGTAACAGACGAAGAACTCAACGAGTTCAATCCCAAAGGCATCATCCTGGCGGGTGGTCCGGAATCGGTAACCCAACTGGGTGGTCCCCGTGCACCGGAAGGGCTGTTCGACAAAGGCATTCCGATTCTGGGCATCTGCTATGGCATGCAGACCATGGCGGAGCAACTGGGCGGCCGTGTTGCCAGCTCTGAGAAGCGCGAATTCGGCTACGCCCAGGTGAAAGTTCGGGCCAAGGGCCCTCTGCTGCAGGACATTACCGACCACCTGACACCAGCGGGTGAGTCCCTGCTCGACGTCTGGATGAGCCACGGTGACAAAGTGGTTGCCATGCCGGAAGGCTTTGAGCTTTTAGCCTCTACCGAGAGCGCGCCGATTGCCGCCATGCAGGACCTCAGCCGTAACCTGTACGGTGTCCAGTTCCATCCGGAAGTGACCCACACTCTCCAGGGTAGGCGGATTCTCGAGCACTTTGTCCTGAATATCAGTGGCTGTGAGGCCCTGTGGACGCCAGCCAAGATTGTTGATGACGCGGTTCGCCAGATTCGTGAACAGGTAGGCTCCGAAAAGGTTCTGCTGGGGCTGTCTGGCGGTGTGGATTCCTCGGTAACCGCCGCCTTGCTGCATAAGGCCATCGGCGACCAGCTCACCTGCGTGTTTGTGGATAACGGCCTGCTGCGCCTGCACGAAGGCGATCAGGTGATGGAGATGTTCGCCAGCAACATGGGTGTGAAAGTCATCCGTGCGGATTCCGAAGATCTGTTCCTGTCCAAGCTCAAGGGGGTTAATGATCCCGAGCAGAAGCGCAAAATCATCGGCAACACCTTTATTGATGTGTTTGATGCCGAGGCTGCCAAGATCAAAGACGTGAACTGGCTGGCCCAGGGCACCATCTACCCGGATGTGATCGAATCTGCCGCTTCCAAAACCGGTAAAGCCCATGTCATCAAATCCCACCATAATGTGGGTGGCCTGCCGGAAACCATGAAAATGAAACTGGTTGAGCCGCTGCGCGAGTTGTTCAAGGACGAAGTCCGCAAGATTGGCCTTGAGCTTGGCCTGCCTTACGACATGGTTTATCGCCACCCGTTCCCGGGGCCAGGCCTGGGTGTGCGTATCCTTGGCGAAGTGAAGAAAGAGTACGCCGAGATTCTGCGCCGCGCAGACGCCATTTTCCTGGAAGAGCTGCACCGGGCGGACCTGTACCACAAGACCAGCCAGGCCTTTGCCGTGTTCCTGCCGGTGAAGTCGGTAGGTGTAGTGGGTGATGCCCGCCGCTACGAATACGTGATTGCGATTCGTGCCGTGGAAACCGTGGACTTTATGACCGCACGCTGGGCGCGGCTCCCGTACGAAGTGCTGGAAACCGTATCCAACCGGATCATCAACGAGATTTCCGGAGTATCACGGGTGACCTACGATATTTCGTCCAAGCCGCCCGCGACCATTGAATGGGAATAA